One Campylobacterota bacterium DNA segment encodes these proteins:
- the atpD gene encoding F0F1 ATP synthase subunit beta, translating to MIGKIAQVIGPVVDVDFDGYLPTINEAIEVNVSVEGNTTRLVLEVAAHLGNGRVRTIAMDMSEGLVRGMEAKSTGAPIKVPVGEEVLGRIFNVIGDPIDGGEAVKGSDQWSIHRDPPALVDQSTKTEMFETGIKVVDLLAPYGKGGKVGLFGGAGVGKTVIIMELINNVAMAHSGYSVFAGVGERTREGNDLYHEMKESNVLDKVALCYGQMSEPPGARNRIALTGLTMAEYFRDVKGLDVLMFIDNIFRFAQSGSEMSALLGRIPSAVGYQPTLAREMGALQDRITSTKKGSITSVQAVYVPADDLTDPAPASVFAHLDATTVLNRKIAEKGIYPAVDPLDSTSRLLDPQIIGEEHYSVARGVQKTLQKYKDLQDIIAILGMDELSEDDKSTVERARKIEKFLSQPFHVAEVFTGAPGKYVKLEDTIKGFKGILEGEYDHLPESAFYMVGDMNEAIEKAAKMKSK from the coding sequence ATGATTGGTAAAATTGCTCAAGTAATTGGTCCGGTTGTTGACGTTGATTTTGACGGGTATTTGCCTACTATCAACGAAGCAATCGAAGTAAATGTAAGTGTTGAAGGGAATACTACTCGTCTTGTACTTGAAGTAGCGGCTCACCTCGGAAACGGTCGTGTCCGTACGATTGCTATGGATATGTCAGAAGGTCTTGTACGCGGCATGGAAGCAAAATCGACGGGTGCGCCGATTAAAGTTCCGGTCGGTGAAGAAGTTCTCGGACGTATTTTTAACGTTATCGGTGATCCGATCGACGGCGGCGAAGCGGTTAAAGGTAGCGATCAGTGGTCTATCCACCGTGATCCTCCTGCGTTGGTTGATCAAAGCACCAAAACCGAAATGTTCGAAACAGGTATCAAAGTTGTTGACCTTCTTGCTCCATACGGCAAGGGGGGTAAAGTCGGTCTGTTCGGTGGTGCCGGTGTCGGTAAAACCGTTATCATCATGGAATTGATCAACAACGTTGCAATGGCGCACAGCGGTTACTCTGTATTCGCGGGTGTCGGTGAACGTACCCGTGAAGGAAATGACCTTTACCACGAAATGAAAGAATCAAACGTTCTGGACAAAGTTGCCCTGTGCTACGGTCAAATGTCAGAACCACCGGGAGCACGTAACCGTATCGCTCTTACGGGTCTTACGATGGCGGAATATTTCCGTGACGTCAAAGGTCTCGACGTTTTGATGTTCATCGACAACATCTTCCGTTTCGCACAATCGGGTTCTGAAATGTCAGCACTTCTTGGCCGTATCCCTTCAGCGGTTGGTTACCAACCGACTTTGGCGCGTGAAATGGGTGCGCTTCAAGACCGTATCACATCAACCAAAAAAGGTTCGATCACTTCGGTTCAAGCGGTATACGTACCTGCGGATGACTTGACTGACCCGGCTCCGGCTTCAGTATTTGCCCACTTGGATGCGACAACGGTTCTTAACCGTAAAATCGCTGAAAAAGGGATCTACCCTGCGGTTGACCCATTGGATTCAACGTCACGTCTGCTTGATCCGCAAATTATCGGTGAAGAGCACTACAGTGTTGCTCGCGGTGTTCAAAAAACGCTTCAAAAATACAAAGATTTGCAAGATATTATCGCAATTCTCGGTATGGACGAACTTTCTGAAGATGACAAATCGACCGTTGAACGTGCACGTAAAATCGAGAAATTCCTTTCTCAGCCGTTCCACGTTGCGGAAGTGTTCACCGGCGCTCCGGGTAAATACGTCAAACTTGAAGACACCATCAAAGGATTCAAAGGAATCCTCGAAGGTGAATACGACCACCTGCCAGAAAGTGCTTTCTACATGGTCGGCGATATGAACGAGGCGATTGAAAAAGCGGCTAAAAT
- the atpG gene encoding ATP synthase F1 subunit gamma, with the protein MANLKEIQRQIKSVSNTQKTTRAMKLVSTAKLRRAEELAKRSRLFAQKTNQVIAEIAARIQCNKVGGIENRCFLENDAPEMIDIIFVTADKGLCGGFNIQTIKAVKRVMAEYKNKKVKIRLRGIGKKGIEYFNYNEVEMLDEVKNLSSAPDMQRSSEFMARSINDFKEGKIDAVYVIYNGYLNVITQQLHVNRVLPVDTSAYACEVEKDAMLDLEAQDEEKMLDSLVTKYAEYNMYYALIDSLAAEHSARMQAMDAATNNAKEMVNSLKVKFNKARQEAITTELIEIISGVESMK; encoded by the coding sequence ATGGCTAACTTGAAAGAGATTCAAAGACAGATCAAGAGTGTTTCGAACACGCAAAAAACAACGCGTGCCATGAAGCTCGTTTCTACGGCGAAACTCCGCCGTGCGGAAGAGCTTGCGAAACGTTCTCGTCTGTTCGCACAAAAAACGAATCAAGTAATAGCTGAAATCGCGGCGCGTATCCAATGCAACAAAGTCGGCGGAATCGAAAACCGCTGCTTCCTTGAAAACGATGCGCCCGAAATGATTGATATCATTTTTGTCACTGCCGACAAAGGTCTTTGCGGCGGGTTTAACATTCAAACCATCAAAGCGGTAAAACGCGTGATGGCCGAATATAAAAACAAAAAAGTCAAAATTCGCCTTCGCGGAATCGGGAAAAAAGGTATTGAATATTTTAACTACAACGAAGTAGAGATGCTTGATGAAGTTAAAAATCTCAGCTCTGCACCCGACATGCAGCGTTCAAGCGAATTTATGGCGCGTTCGATCAACGATTTCAAAGAGGGTAAAATCGATGCCGTGTATGTCATCTACAACGGATACCTGAACGTTATTACCCAACAGTTGCATGTGAACCGGGTGTTGCCGGTAGATACTTCTGCGTATGCGTGTGAAGTGGAAAAAGATGCAATGCTTGACCTTGAAGCCCAGGATGAAGAGAAAATGCTCGATTCACTGGTTACCAAATACGCCGAGTATAACATGTACTATGCGTTGATCGATTCATTGGCAGCGGAACACAGTGCGCGTATGCAAGCTATGGATGCTGCAACCAACAATGCAAAAGAGATGGTTAACTCGTTGAAAGTCAAGTTTAACAAAGCGCGTCAAGAGGCTATCACGACAGAGCTTATCGAAATTATCAGCGGCGTAGAGTCGATGAAATAA